The following coding sequences are from one Coffea arabica cultivar ET-39 chromosome 11e, Coffea Arabica ET-39 HiFi, whole genome shotgun sequence window:
- the LOC113719682 gene encoding glucan endo-1,3-beta-glucosidase 3 isoform X1, with product MCHPKIETFGLNKMKLIKGQSFLLLLLLISAVSAAGAAAAEDGFIGVNIGTDLSDMPDPTQVVALLKAQQIRHVRLYDADRAMLLALANTGIRVTVSVPNDQLLGIGQSNATAANWVSRNVIAHIPATNITAIAVGSEVLTTLPNAAPVLVSAMNFIQSALVASNLASQIKVSTPHSSSIILDSFPPSQAFFNRTLEPVMVPLLKFLQSTGSFLMLNVYPYYDYVQSNGAIPLDYALFRPLPPTKEAVDRNTLLHYTNVFDAVVDAAYFAMSYLNFTNIPIIITESGWPSKGDSSEPDATLDNANTYNSNLIRHVLNNTGTPKHPGIALSTYIYELYNEDLRPGSISEKNWGLFNANGVPVYILHLTGSGTVLANDTTNQTYCVAKEGADKKLLQAALDWACGPGKVDCNPLMQGNPCYDPDTVVAHASYAFDAYYHKMGMTDGTCDFNGVATVTTSDPSHNSCIFPGSGGRNRTTTNGTSLAPSSNSTVSGCHSQYLNEKGVLFNSITLGLMLWGVAFL from the exons ATGTGTCATCCCAAGATTGAAACTTTTGGGTtgaataaaatgaaattaataAAGGGCcaatcttttcttcttcttcttttactaATTTCTGCTGTTTCAGCTGCTGGTGCTGCTGCTGCTGAAG ATGGTTTCATTGGTGTAAATATAGGTACAGACCTGTCTGACATGCCTGACCCAACTCAGGTTGTGGCCCTTCTCAAGGCTCAGCAAATCCGGCATGTCAGGTTGTATGATGCTGACAGAGCTATGTTACTCGCACTTGCTAATACTGGAATTCGTGTAACTGTATCAGTACCAAATGATCAACTGTTGGGAATTGGACAGTCAAATGCCACAGCAGCCAATTGGGTTTCCCGAAATGTTATTGCCCATATTCCTGCTACCAACATCACTGCTATAGCTGTTGGATCTGAAGTTCTGACAACCCTTCCAAATGCTGCCCCAGTCCTGGTCTCTGCAATGAATTTCATCCAGTCTGCCCTAGTTGCTTCTAATCTTGCTTCCCAGATAAAAGTATCCACCCCGCACTCTTCTTCCATTATTCTTGATTCATTCCCACCTTCTCAAGCATTTTTCAACCGCACCTTGGAGCCAGTCATGGTTCCCTTGCTCAAGTTTTTGCAGTCTACTGGCTCCTTCCTTATGCTCAACGTTTACCCATATTATGATTATGTACAATCAAATGGTGCAATCCCGTTAGACTATGCTTTGTTTCGTCCTCTTCCTCCGACCAAGGAAGCTGTTGACCGTAACACTCTTCTGCACTATACTAATGTTTTTGATGCAGTAGTGGATGCAGCATATTTTGCCATGTCCTATCTGAACTTCACCAATATTCCCATAATAATCACTGAATCTGGTTGGCCTTCAAAGGGTGACTCTTCTGAGCCAGATGCCACTCTAGATAATGCTAATACTTACAATAGTAACCTTATCAGGCATGTTCTTAACAACACAGGGACTCCAAAACACCCTGGGATTGCACTGAGCACCTACATCTATGAGCTATACAATGAAGATCTGAGACCAGGGTCTATTTCAGAGAAGAACTGGGGACTTTTTAATGCCAATGGTGTACCTGTTTATATCCTACACTTGACAGGTTCTGGGACTGTTCTTGCAAATGACACCACGAATCAGACTTACTGTGTTGCGAAGGAAGGAGCTGATAAGAAGTTGCTGCAAGCAGCCCTCGATTGGGCTTGTGGCCCTGGAAAAGTGGATTGCAATCCGTTAATGCAAGGAAATCCATGTTATGATCCGGATACTGTGGTAGCACATGCATCATATGCTTTTGATGCCTATTATCACAAGATGGGTATGACAGATGGAACTTGTGACTTCAATGGGGTTGCCACCGTCACAACCTCGGATCCCA GTCATAATTCATGTATATTTCCAGGAAG TGGTGGGAGGAATAGGACCACCACAAATGGCACCTCTCTAGCTCCATCGTCGAACTCCACGGTATCTGGCTGCCATTCACAATATTTAAACGAGAAAGGTGTCCTTTTTAACTCCATAACACTTGGTCTTATGCTCTGGGGTGTTGCTTTCTTGTAA
- the LOC113718960 gene encoding uncharacterized protein isoform X3, translated as MEAKNGGQVQGKKKFRLKWTKLLHDCFVKAVNQLGGAYEATPKDIVKVMGIKEITTDHIKSYLQYRLSQEVYGAAYTKAAWSGSRMMLEAIQEKEQRRNLARQMNEASIRIQTSKGKSPLIEGQTNSYKEIEVPRTINGQNLQAEEAETTKCQLFPPATNDQLPVHPLSNWLTLYEAPSANHVKRIQPAKADYANASVSKTEKKLQTLQTAKDKSAWLLRTKSSEGKGLLSWPPASMRDGIFAGKTMTRHQSYRDLTSTSGGLQVGGKITSTKGKLATENEPIDLNVSAEDIYGALKRAL; from the exons ATGGAAGCAAAGAACGGTGGGCAGGTCCAAGGCAAGAAGAAGTTTAGGttaaaatggaccaaattactccATGATTGCTTCGTTAAGGCGGTAAATCAGCTTGGAGGAGCATATg AAGCAACTCCAAAAGATATAGTCAAAGTTATGGGAATCAAGGAAATTACTACAGACCATATTAAAAGTTATCTCCAG TACAGGCTAAGTCAAGAAGTATATGGGGCAGCCTATACAAAAGCTGCATGGAGTGGTAGTA GGATGATGTTGGAAGCAATTCAAGAGAAAGAGCAAAGAAGGAATCTTGCAAGGCAGATGAATGA AGCATCAATACGCATCCAAACGAGCAAAGGAAAGAGCCCACTGATTGAAGGGCAGACGAATAGCTACAAAGAGATTGAG GTTCCAAGGACAATAAATGGGCAGAACTTGCAAGCTGAAGAAGCAGAAACCACAAAATGTCAGCTTTTTCCGCCAGCCACCAATGATCAACTTCCTGTTCATCCATTAAGCAACTGGTTAACATTGTATGAAGCACCCTCAGCGAATCATGTCAAGCGGATACAGCCTGCTAAAGCTGATTATGCAAATGCGTCAGTGAGCAAGACAGAAAAAAAGTTGCAAACCCTTCAGACAGCTAAAGACAAAAGTGCATGGTTATTACGAACAAAATCTAGTGAAGGCAAAGGTTTACTTTCTTGGCCTCCGGCTTCAATGAGAGATGGGATTTTTGCGGGAAAAACAATGACCAGGCATCAAAGCTATCGTGATCTTACATCAACCAGTGGTGGGCTTCAAGTTGGTGGCAAAATTACTTCAACGAAAGGCAAATTAGCTACAGAAAACGAGCCTATTGACTTGAATGTTTCAGCTGAAGATATATATGGCGCGTTGAAAAGGGCTCTATAG
- the LOC113719684 gene encoding F-box protein SKIP28-like, which yields MEENLVQDASDTPLQQEGMPHEVLFLVLSYLPLYELLVMAQVCRSVKEVLTYDILPWLNMVVGKPLNKRFNDVHLLKITSKADGRLKTLALLNCSKITDEGLQQVIARNPYITRLWLPACTSLSPSGVIEAVKLLTKNKHRLKSLRINGIYNLKKEDLEILHCLIDDESHPWQKKGLNFYHEYKAFSTFKHSYPPIDVEICPKCKEARVVFDCPRDSCKSMRQQQKLECRGCQHCILRCEECGMCIKDEDPVEAACVDVLCLGCWLQLPKCSFCNKPYCSQHADQKCSLVGSSGFVCIDCHARFIEN from the exons ATGGAAGAGAACTTAGTGCAAGATGCCTCAGATACTCCTCTCCAACAAGAAGGGATGCCCCATGAAGTTCTATTTCTTGTCTTGTCTTATCTTCCTCTATATGAACTTCTTGTTATGGCTCAAGTCTGCAGATCAGTAAAAGAAGTTCTTACCTATGATATCTTGCCATGGCTGAATATGGTGGTGGGAAAGCCATTGAACAAGCGTTTCAACGATGTCCATCTGCTCAAAATTACCTCAAAAGCAGATGGTAGGCTAAAAACTCTGGCCTTGTTGAATTGCTCAAAGATTACAGACGAGGGGCTTCAGCAGGTCATAGCAAGAAATCCTTACATAACCAGA CTCTGGTTACCAGCTTGCACCAGCTTAAGCCCCAGTGGAGTGATTGAAGCAGTGAAGCTGCTTACCAAAAATAAGCACAGATTAAAGAGCCTAAGGATCAACGGCATCTATAATTTGAAGAAAGAAGATCTTGAAATACTACACTGTCTAATTGATGATGAAAGCCACCCATGGCAGAAGAAAGGATTGAACTTCTATCATGAGTACAAAGCGTTTTCAACATTTAAACATTCATATCCTCCTATTGATGTGGAAATATGCCCAAAATGTAAAGAAGCAAGAGTGGTTTTTGACTGCCCTAGAGATTCTTGCAAAAGTATGAGGCAGCAGCAGAAGCTTGAGTGCAGGGGATGCCAACACTGCATCCTAAGGTGTGAAGAATGTGGTATGTGTATCAAAGATGAAGATCCAGTAGAGGCAGCTTGTGTGGATGTATTATGTTTAGGCTGCTGGCTTCAGCTACCAAAATGTAGTTTTTGCAACAAACCTTACTGTAGCCAACATGCAGATCAAAAGTGCAGCCTAGTAGGCTCTTCAGGATTTGTATGTATAGATTGTCATGCAAGATTTATAGAGAATTAA
- the LOC113718773 gene encoding uncharacterized protein has protein sequence MEAAEAELERRSKFLNSLILKKKAVEQKEQHERLNVRLRASDMAVSLQNHAFNCARNNLDSMPKGKLDSKRLALSLKKEFDSTYGPAWHCIVGTSFGSYVTHSTGGFLYFSIDKVYVLLFKTAVEPLDR, from the exons ATGGAGGCAGCTGAGGCAGAGTTGGAGCGAAGAAGCAAGTTCTTGAACAGCTTAATACTGAAGAAGAAAGCTGTGGAGCAAAAAGAGCAGCATGAACGATTGAATGTACGTTTGAGAGCTTCTGATATGGCGGTGTCTTTGCAGAACCACGCCTTTAATTGCGCTAGAAACAATCTTGACTCCATGCCTAAAGGGAAGCTGGATAGTAAACGCCTTGCTCTTTCTCTCAAGAAG GAATTTGATTCAACATATGGTCCGGCTTGGCATTGCATTGTTGGAACAAGCTTTGGCTCATACGTGACACATTCCACTGGAGGTTTTTTGTATTTCTCAATCGATAAGGTCTACGTTCTTCTGTTCAAGACTGCTGTTGAACCATTAGACCGTTGA
- the LOC113718960 gene encoding uncharacterized protein isoform X2, translating into MEAKNGGQVQGKKKFRLKWTKLLHDCFVKAVNQLGGAYATPKDIVKVMGIKEITTDHIKSYLQKYRLSQEVYGAAYTKAAWSGSRMMLEAIQEKEQRRNLARQMNEASIRIQTSKGKSPLIEGQTNSYKEIEVPRTINGQNLQAEEAETTKCQLFPPATNDQLPVHPLSNWLTLYEAPSANHVKRIQPAKADYANASVSKTEKKLQTLQTAKDKSAWLLRTKSSEGKGLLSWPPASMRDGIFAGKTMTRHQSYRDLTSTSGGLQVGGKITSTKGKLATENEPIDLNVSAEDIYGALKRAL; encoded by the exons ATGGAAGCAAAGAACGGTGGGCAGGTCCAAGGCAAGAAGAAGTTTAGGttaaaatggaccaaattactccATGATTGCTTCGTTAAGGCGGTAAATCAGCTTGGAGGAGCATATg CAACTCCAAAAGATATAGTCAAAGTTATGGGAATCAAGGAAATTACTACAGACCATATTAAAAGTTATCTCCAG AAGTACAGGCTAAGTCAAGAAGTATATGGGGCAGCCTATACAAAAGCTGCATGGAGTGGTAGTA GGATGATGTTGGAAGCAATTCAAGAGAAAGAGCAAAGAAGGAATCTTGCAAGGCAGATGAATGA AGCATCAATACGCATCCAAACGAGCAAAGGAAAGAGCCCACTGATTGAAGGGCAGACGAATAGCTACAAAGAGATTGAG GTTCCAAGGACAATAAATGGGCAGAACTTGCAAGCTGAAGAAGCAGAAACCACAAAATGTCAGCTTTTTCCGCCAGCCACCAATGATCAACTTCCTGTTCATCCATTAAGCAACTGGTTAACATTGTATGAAGCACCCTCAGCGAATCATGTCAAGCGGATACAGCCTGCTAAAGCTGATTATGCAAATGCGTCAGTGAGCAAGACAGAAAAAAAGTTGCAAACCCTTCAGACAGCTAAAGACAAAAGTGCATGGTTATTACGAACAAAATCTAGTGAAGGCAAAGGTTTACTTTCTTGGCCTCCGGCTTCAATGAGAGATGGGATTTTTGCGGGAAAAACAATGACCAGGCATCAAAGCTATCGTGATCTTACATCAACCAGTGGTGGGCTTCAAGTTGGTGGCAAAATTACTTCAACGAAAGGCAAATTAGCTACAGAAAACGAGCCTATTGACTTGAATGTTTCAGCTGAAGATATATATGGCGCGTTGAAAAGGGCTCTATAG
- the LOC113719682 gene encoding glucan endo-1,3-beta-glucosidase 3 isoform X2 produces MRGFAESMIICVSLNSHESDGFIGVNIGTDLSDMPDPTQVVALLKAQQIRHVRLYDADRAMLLALANTGIRVTVSVPNDQLLGIGQSNATAANWVSRNVIAHIPATNITAIAVGSEVLTTLPNAAPVLVSAMNFIQSALVASNLASQIKVSTPHSSSIILDSFPPSQAFFNRTLEPVMVPLLKFLQSTGSFLMLNVYPYYDYVQSNGAIPLDYALFRPLPPTKEAVDRNTLLHYTNVFDAVVDAAYFAMSYLNFTNIPIIITESGWPSKGDSSEPDATLDNANTYNSNLIRHVLNNTGTPKHPGIALSTYIYELYNEDLRPGSISEKNWGLFNANGVPVYILHLTGSGTVLANDTTNQTYCVAKEGADKKLLQAALDWACGPGKVDCNPLMQGNPCYDPDTVVAHASYAFDAYYHKMGMTDGTCDFNGVATVTTSDPSHNSCIFPGSGGRNRTTTNGTSLAPSSNSTVSGCHSQYLNEKGVLFNSITLGLMLWGVAFL; encoded by the exons ATGAGGGGCTTTGCTGAGTCAATGATCATTTGTGTCTCCCTAAACAGTCATGAATCAG ATGGTTTCATTGGTGTAAATATAGGTACAGACCTGTCTGACATGCCTGACCCAACTCAGGTTGTGGCCCTTCTCAAGGCTCAGCAAATCCGGCATGTCAGGTTGTATGATGCTGACAGAGCTATGTTACTCGCACTTGCTAATACTGGAATTCGTGTAACTGTATCAGTACCAAATGATCAACTGTTGGGAATTGGACAGTCAAATGCCACAGCAGCCAATTGGGTTTCCCGAAATGTTATTGCCCATATTCCTGCTACCAACATCACTGCTATAGCTGTTGGATCTGAAGTTCTGACAACCCTTCCAAATGCTGCCCCAGTCCTGGTCTCTGCAATGAATTTCATCCAGTCTGCCCTAGTTGCTTCTAATCTTGCTTCCCAGATAAAAGTATCCACCCCGCACTCTTCTTCCATTATTCTTGATTCATTCCCACCTTCTCAAGCATTTTTCAACCGCACCTTGGAGCCAGTCATGGTTCCCTTGCTCAAGTTTTTGCAGTCTACTGGCTCCTTCCTTATGCTCAACGTTTACCCATATTATGATTATGTACAATCAAATGGTGCAATCCCGTTAGACTATGCTTTGTTTCGTCCTCTTCCTCCGACCAAGGAAGCTGTTGACCGTAACACTCTTCTGCACTATACTAATGTTTTTGATGCAGTAGTGGATGCAGCATATTTTGCCATGTCCTATCTGAACTTCACCAATATTCCCATAATAATCACTGAATCTGGTTGGCCTTCAAAGGGTGACTCTTCTGAGCCAGATGCCACTCTAGATAATGCTAATACTTACAATAGTAACCTTATCAGGCATGTTCTTAACAACACAGGGACTCCAAAACACCCTGGGATTGCACTGAGCACCTACATCTATGAGCTATACAATGAAGATCTGAGACCAGGGTCTATTTCAGAGAAGAACTGGGGACTTTTTAATGCCAATGGTGTACCTGTTTATATCCTACACTTGACAGGTTCTGGGACTGTTCTTGCAAATGACACCACGAATCAGACTTACTGTGTTGCGAAGGAAGGAGCTGATAAGAAGTTGCTGCAAGCAGCCCTCGATTGGGCTTGTGGCCCTGGAAAAGTGGATTGCAATCCGTTAATGCAAGGAAATCCATGTTATGATCCGGATACTGTGGTAGCACATGCATCATATGCTTTTGATGCCTATTATCACAAGATGGGTATGACAGATGGAACTTGTGACTTCAATGGGGTTGCCACCGTCACAACCTCGGATCCCA GTCATAATTCATGTATATTTCCAGGAAG TGGTGGGAGGAATAGGACCACCACAAATGGCACCTCTCTAGCTCCATCGTCGAACTCCACGGTATCTGGCTGCCATTCACAATATTTAAACGAGAAAGGTGTCCTTTTTAACTCCATAACACTTGGTCTTATGCTCTGGGGTGTTGCTTTCTTGTAA
- the LOC113718960 gene encoding uncharacterized protein isoform X1, with the protein MEAKNGGQVQGKKKFRLKWTKLLHDCFVKAVNQLGGAYEATPKDIVKVMGIKEITTDHIKSYLQKYRLSQEVYGAAYTKAAWSGSRMMLEAIQEKEQRRNLARQMNEASIRIQTSKGKSPLIEGQTNSYKEIEVPRTINGQNLQAEEAETTKCQLFPPATNDQLPVHPLSNWLTLYEAPSANHVKRIQPAKADYANASVSKTEKKLQTLQTAKDKSAWLLRTKSSEGKGLLSWPPASMRDGIFAGKTMTRHQSYRDLTSTSGGLQVGGKITSTKGKLATENEPIDLNVSAEDIYGALKRAL; encoded by the exons ATGGAAGCAAAGAACGGTGGGCAGGTCCAAGGCAAGAAGAAGTTTAGGttaaaatggaccaaattactccATGATTGCTTCGTTAAGGCGGTAAATCAGCTTGGAGGAGCATATg AAGCAACTCCAAAAGATATAGTCAAAGTTATGGGAATCAAGGAAATTACTACAGACCATATTAAAAGTTATCTCCAG AAGTACAGGCTAAGTCAAGAAGTATATGGGGCAGCCTATACAAAAGCTGCATGGAGTGGTAGTA GGATGATGTTGGAAGCAATTCAAGAGAAAGAGCAAAGAAGGAATCTTGCAAGGCAGATGAATGA AGCATCAATACGCATCCAAACGAGCAAAGGAAAGAGCCCACTGATTGAAGGGCAGACGAATAGCTACAAAGAGATTGAG GTTCCAAGGACAATAAATGGGCAGAACTTGCAAGCTGAAGAAGCAGAAACCACAAAATGTCAGCTTTTTCCGCCAGCCACCAATGATCAACTTCCTGTTCATCCATTAAGCAACTGGTTAACATTGTATGAAGCACCCTCAGCGAATCATGTCAAGCGGATACAGCCTGCTAAAGCTGATTATGCAAATGCGTCAGTGAGCAAGACAGAAAAAAAGTTGCAAACCCTTCAGACAGCTAAAGACAAAAGTGCATGGTTATTACGAACAAAATCTAGTGAAGGCAAAGGTTTACTTTCTTGGCCTCCGGCTTCAATGAGAGATGGGATTTTTGCGGGAAAAACAATGACCAGGCATCAAAGCTATCGTGATCTTACATCAACCAGTGGTGGGCTTCAAGTTGGTGGCAAAATTACTTCAACGAAAGGCAAATTAGCTACAGAAAACGAGCCTATTGACTTGAATGTTTCAGCTGAAGATATATATGGCGCGTTGAAAAGGGCTCTATAG
- the LOC113718960 gene encoding uncharacterized protein isoform X4: MEAKNGGQVQGKKKFRLKWTKLLHDCFVKAVNQLGGAYEATPKDIVKVMGIKEITTDHIKSYLQKYRLSQEVYGAAYTKAAWSGMMLEAIQEKEQRRNLARQMNEASIRIQTSKGKSPLIEGQTNSYKEIEVPRTINGQNLQAEEAETTKCQLFPPATNDQLPVHPLSNWLTLYEAPSANHVKRIQPAKADYANASVSKTEKKLQTLQTAKDKSAWLLRTKSSEGKGLLSWPPASMRDGIFAGKTMTRHQSYRDLTSTSGGLQVGGKITSTKGKLATENEPIDLNVSAEDIYGALKRAL; encoded by the exons ATGGAAGCAAAGAACGGTGGGCAGGTCCAAGGCAAGAAGAAGTTTAGGttaaaatggaccaaattactccATGATTGCTTCGTTAAGGCGGTAAATCAGCTTGGAGGAGCATATg AAGCAACTCCAAAAGATATAGTCAAAGTTATGGGAATCAAGGAAATTACTACAGACCATATTAAAAGTTATCTCCAG AAGTACAGGCTAAGTCAAGAAGTATATGGGGCAGCCTATACAAAAGCTGCATGGAGTG GGATGATGTTGGAAGCAATTCAAGAGAAAGAGCAAAGAAGGAATCTTGCAAGGCAGATGAATGA AGCATCAATACGCATCCAAACGAGCAAAGGAAAGAGCCCACTGATTGAAGGGCAGACGAATAGCTACAAAGAGATTGAG GTTCCAAGGACAATAAATGGGCAGAACTTGCAAGCTGAAGAAGCAGAAACCACAAAATGTCAGCTTTTTCCGCCAGCCACCAATGATCAACTTCCTGTTCATCCATTAAGCAACTGGTTAACATTGTATGAAGCACCCTCAGCGAATCATGTCAAGCGGATACAGCCTGCTAAAGCTGATTATGCAAATGCGTCAGTGAGCAAGACAGAAAAAAAGTTGCAAACCCTTCAGACAGCTAAAGACAAAAGTGCATGGTTATTACGAACAAAATCTAGTGAAGGCAAAGGTTTACTTTCTTGGCCTCCGGCTTCAATGAGAGATGGGATTTTTGCGGGAAAAACAATGACCAGGCATCAAAGCTATCGTGATCTTACATCAACCAGTGGTGGGCTTCAAGTTGGTGGCAAAATTACTTCAACGAAAGGCAAATTAGCTACAGAAAACGAGCCTATTGACTTGAATGTTTCAGCTGAAGATATATATGGCGCGTTGAAAAGGGCTCTATAG